Proteins from a single region of Apium graveolens cultivar Ventura chromosome 7, ASM990537v1, whole genome shotgun sequence:
- the LOC141674816 gene encoding uncharacterized protein LOC141674816, translating into MIVAEVVNLGKKPGMKAYRLYYPESNKIMISHDVVFEENEAWPWNEQQDERKEQRERLIVVGEHATGDLIENSGMLVMVQQSGGEISGESTEPKRYRILADIYDNTDQVELDEEPMLMGLDEPVNFDQAKTEKCRRQAMKAEIDSIQRNRIWVHHIDVKTAFLNEEIYEEVFVMQPEGFEKKGQEKKVYKLLKALYGLKQAPRAWYAKLNKCLENLGFQRCPYEHAMYTRRNKGDALIVGVYVDDLLIPGTSLEVVEEFKREMSAQLDMSDLGLLTYYLGIEFEQETVLLS; encoded by the exons ATGATCGTAGCCGAAGTGGTAAATTTGGGCAAGAAGCCAGGCATGAAGGCTTACAGGTTGTACTACCCCGAAAGCAACAAGATAATGATTAGTCATGATgtagtttttgaagaaaatgaggCATGGCCATGGAACGAACAACAAGATGAAAGAAAGGAACAACGAGAAAGGCTGATAGTGGTGGGAGAACATGCAACAGGTGACTTGATTGAAAACAGTGGAATGCTTGTAAT GGTACAGCAAAGTGGAGGTGAAATCTCGGGTGAAAGCACAGAGCCAAAAAGATACAGGATTCTCGCAGACATCTATGACAATACTGATCAGGTGGAGTTGGATGAGGAGCCCATGCTTATGGGTTTAGACGAGCCTGTCAACTTTGATCAAGCAAAGACAGAGAAATGCCGGAGACAAGCAATGAAGGCTGAGATTGATTCTATTCAAAGAAATAGAATATGG GTGCATCATATAGATGTGAAGACCGCATTTTTGAATGAGGAGATATATGAGGAAGTTTTTGTAATGCAACCGGAAGGGTTTGAAAAGAAAGGCCAGGAAAAGAAGGTGTACAAATTGCTGAAGGCGTtgtatggacttaaacaagccCCTCGTGCTTGGTACGCGAAATTAAACAAATGCCTGGAGAATCTGGGATTTCAGAGGTGCCCATATGAGCATGCAATGTACACACGAAGAAACAAAGGCGATGCACTGATAGTTGGTGTATATGTAGATGACCTCTTAATCCCAGGAACTAGCTTGGAAGTTGTTGAAGAATTTAAAAGGGAAATGAGTGCTCAATTAGATATGAGTGATCTCGGATTATTAACATACTACCTAGGAATCGAGTTCGAACAAGAAACAGTTTTATTGAGTTAA